The window cctagtgaggataaacggtttggaaaacggatggatggatgttgacatGGCGGCATTATGTTGCaaaacttgagaaaaaaaatcaagtcacCGAATCAGACACATCTTCAAAACACCAAGTCGCCTACGTCGACAACTTAGCTGAGAATTTCAATAATATATGTATCTGCTGGAAGTCAGAAGCTCGTAAcaccttttggctttgaatCATTCGTGCTTCCGTGTTGTTGCTTGAAAATGTCAGATAACAAAAGATtgatttggttgtttaatttcacacgtGATGGGTAGACAGTCCTCTataactatttgtatacaagcacttaaaaaatctacttttccgtaatatgtcctctttaaaacacaagaagaagttaaaaaaatgGGATGACAGAGATTCAAATAATAgaatattaacaaaatacaactaaactttGGTCATTTCCAAACAGACATCAAGAGTCCCTTCAGAGTTCTTTACATGAATGTAGACGTGATCTCAGAGGAGAGTGAAGACCTGCTCGTCCTCGACACCGACGTTCGCTCCAGGACGCCCATCTTCCTCATAAGCTGCTGCAACCTCCTCCTGAACTTCTCTCCCACAAAAGCATACAACACGGGGTTGACGCAACTGTGCAACAGGCCCAGGCTGTGGGTGGCGAGCATGGCCTGATCCACCCCTATCCGGGCGGGGCACCGGTACTGCACTATCTTCGCCCGGAAGAAGGTGTCTGTCATCACCGCGATGTGGTACGGCGTCCAACAGAGCAGGAACGCCACCACCACGAACACGATCACCCTCATGGCTCGCTGCCTCTGGAACCCGCCGCGGATGCGAAAGAGGCGCTGGATGGTGATGCCGTAGCAGGGTAGCATGATGGTAAGCGGGATGACGAAACCAAGGGAGTGGCGGAGGACTCTGGTAGCCAGGCGCCACTCGTCCGCGCTGCGCGGGTCATAGTACTCGGCGCACACCATGTGACCGGAGGACGAGAAAGATGAGTACAGGAGGCCCGGCAAGGACAGAAGAGCTCCGACGGACCAGACCACAGCACAGATTCCCCAGCTCACCAGCTGCCGGTTAGACCTCCGGGCCTCCATGGCTCGGACGATGACCATGTAGCGGTCCATGCTGATGCATGTCAGGAAGAGGATGCTGGAGTAGAAGCTGAGTTCTTGGATTATGGTGATTATTTTGCACAAACCGTCTCCAAAAACCCATCCCTTGGAGACAGAGGTGGCCCAGAATGGGAGCGTGATAGCCAGCAGAAGGTCGGCAACGGCCAGGTGAAGGAGGTAGAGGTCAGAAGGGGGAAGTGCCTGCTTGCTGAGACCGATCACCAGGCCCACCACCAAATTTCCGGGTATGGCCAGAAGAAAGACGATGATGTAAAAGACGCTGATGAAAATTGCAGCGGCGTCCGGGATGGAAAATGGGTTGCAAGGTTGCGTCTCAGGGTTGACGATGAAGTCTGTGTCGTTGTAAGTGAAGTTGAATTCATCGTATGCTGAGTCAAAGTCAATTATGTAGAAGGAGCTTTGATCTGAGGGCGAGATCAGGACAAAGTCACACGAAACATgcgtccatctattttctataccgctatTCCTTATTAGGGTCATAGATGAACgttagagtcttcgattaacctgaACTGACTTTCTGTGAGTGAAGTGgggtagaccctggactggtcacaggTCGATTTCagggcacaaacacacatatatatatatatatatatatatagagagagagagagagagagagagagagagagagagagagagagagagagcgagagagagagagagagagagagagagagagagagagagagagagagagagattttgaTATGGTTCCGAGTGatctgcagcctatcccaggtgactttttGGCGTACCCTGATTGCTAGTCAATCGCAAGGctcattcacacatatggacaatttaggattttcaataaacataccatgcctttttttcccctttcttttagaagaaaacccacgcaagcaaaTGTCACACAGAAGccaaatgtgaggcagacacacTAACCACTACTTAACTATGCTGTGCtcacaaaacacaaatacaaatcatTTAATTTGAAACTGATCTAAATGCATCCACAGCACTGCATGCAATGTAATTCTGCATAAAGAACTGTCTTTCAGTTGAATTGTGTGTTTGCAACTTTGAGCTAGATGGGGTGACAGACCGCAAAACTGTTGCCTAAATTTTACTCAATAAATACAGCATTTGAAGGATTCGAGTACTTGCCAGTCATTCTGGTGGCTCCTGTGCAGCAGGCGATACACTAAAGTGTAAGACAAGGAGCAACAACTCTGCCTTTCTTGACACTCCTCCCATCATCAGAGctactatttttttgtttgctcaaagctttttccatttgtgtaaagaaattcatattttaaatattattgtatTGCATTGTATTGCACTGTATACTGCATTTACATATGTTAGGGTTACCATTATCAAGGATTAAGAAAATGTTACTTACTCATGTTCTTTTTTAGTCCTCAGCTTGTCTTTTCTGTGCTTTGGTGAATTGTTTTGTGAGTTCACTGAATCAGAGGGTTTGGGTTgtcttccacacacacacaaaaaaacttccCCTTTGAAACACGGGCTGCATATATGTCATAAGATGTGCACCATCACACAATTTGTGGACATAAAAGAGAAACCGTAAGTTCACAAAAGGTTTAAGGATTCTTACAAACTGAAAAATACTCAGAATAGAGattgattaaaatgtaattaacttGCCCTTGCACCTTctttttcacctttttgttgccatgctccacccacatTAGATGGTGTAGACAAAAAAACATCGCCATGTAGCATCGCCCATCTGTTAAGGACACCTGCTTTCAACTGGGGCTCATTTGGACAAATTCTCTAGTGGTAGTTCTACGTCAAAGACGGAGGGCTggaatcccccccaaaatggctttttcaaaacaaaatgactgaTTTCTTGTTCAATTTCATATGGCGTGTGTCAGTCCATTTCCCATCTGCTTATCTGATCTAATATTAAGACAAAGTGGTATATCATTCATGTGATTAGTGCTCATTGGCATAGGCGATTCTAAGATCAGAGGTTGAAGGGTGTTGTTGAGCTCCCGGCTCAACAACACCCTTCAAcctttgtacattttaacgcGTTAAATGtacgaccagttcagagtgtaccccgcatctcgcccgaagattcctgggatgggctccagcacgcccgcgaccctagtgaggataagcggaacggaagatgaatgaatgaataaatggcTGGGTCTGTAAATGATAGTGCTTTTAACCTACCCGGTGAAAAGTAATGAGATACAAATCGAGATTATGGCGACATTGGCAAaggagcttttatttttaacagtttATGATATAAAACCCTTTTTGTATTCCatgttttgtatgtatttttgtccAGTCTTTTATGGACATATAGTGTTCTGAATAAATTAGTGGAAAGACAGGAAAATGGTTGAATGGAATGATAGAAGATATAAAATGAAGCTCATGCACTGGACTGCATATACCGGTAGGTAACTTTTTAGTCGTTTTAGGCCACTTTTAGCGAGTATTTCAATAGATATAGGAATATTTAGATTACCCTTGGGGAGTATTTAAGTAGGTTAAATAGCAGTTTTGGCAATTCGGAAAACATTTCAGTAGGTTAAAATTCcctgtaaagtaaaaataaatgtcttctaaatttgacacacaacaGAGAAAAGTGCCACTGTCAAATTTTAGAATTTAATTATATAATCTAGTAGTACGTAATTAGTTCCTCCCCAACACTGGTCACTGGGCACCATTTTAGCCatacaccaaaaataaaatcaggaaaactgaaatggtgacaAAATGTTTAATGGTATAGCTCCACAATTCAGGACTACACAATTCTGTCTTTGTATATTTTCAGAAATTATCTTCGAACATGTGTAATGTATTTAGGAACAAATCTGTATTCACTTAACAGGCTCTTTGTGAGGATTTATGTAACTTAGAAACTTCATCAGTTTATTTACTGAgtatttttataacttttaGGGGGTATTACCAGTAGACTTATGTATAGCTCTTCTACTATCATAGAGTACAACGAGAGCGAATAAAGGTCTGGAGCTCCCCTATACCAATGTGAAGGGAGAATACGGCTCTTCTTCTGTCCCTCCACTGCGGAATCTGGCCACCAGCAATGAGACAACCAACAGGCCACTGGTGGAAGAGCATGTTTTCAACATAAGGACTGCGACCGTTTAGTGTGAAGGCACCAGAGCTGTAACACCTGAATTTCCCCTGTGGAGATCAATAAAGTGTTATTATTTCTGTATAGCTCTTTGAGTGACAATGTGGACATCTGGGGCCCAGTGTCAACACACAGTGAAACTGAAAGAGTAGCACCTGATTCCAGGCTGACCACCAATGTTGAGGAAGTTTCCCACGCAGCTCATGACTGACACATCTGTGTTGACACATGTCAAATGTCATATTTCCTTCCTTGCTActgaagacatccatccatccatccattttctgagccgcttctcctcactagggtcgcgggcgtgctggagcctatcccagctgtcatcgggcaggaggccggggtacaccctgaactggttgccagccaatcgcagggcacatagaaacaaacaaccattcgcactcacagtcatgcctacgggcaatttagagtctccaattaatgcatgtttttgggatgtgggaggaaaccggagtgcccggagaaaacccacgcaggcacggggagaacatgacaactccaaacaggcggggccggggattgaacccaggtcctcagaactgcgaggctgacactctaaccagtcgtccaccgtgccgccgcgcTTAAGACAATAGACGCCTAATCTGTGCAATGTAACGATAGTCAGCACACTAGTGTATCAACGTTATTGAAGTGATGGATTGCATGAGATATCGCACATGGGTAACGTTTTGGCAACTGAGTGTAGTCTGTCATTTAATCAAACTAACTCTAGGAATGATAGTGTGCTTTGAGAGATAGGGTAAAATTTTGCCTCAAAACACTACATCGTAGGCCTGAAGCATCCCAATTTAGTatggggaacttttttttttaattcatgaccATAATATAGATATAAAATGCTCACAAAATTCCTAAATTGTGGCCACAAAGCAGCTGTAGCATAAGCAAACTTGAGTGCACCTTTAAAAGGGACATTGCACTTACTCGTGAAGGTGCGCTCCATTTGTTTACATATATGTCCAAGTTGTTCATGTGAATGTTAAACCACCAAAGCAGTATTTGTGCACACATTTTAGCTATTTCATGGGATCAATTTTATTATTTGCCCCCATGTCATGTGTGGGGCTCTGTAGCAGCAATCTAGCTGCACAATTTAGTCCAATTGGGGCCATTTTGTCTTCTTTAGACCCTTGGGTTTCTCATAatactggatttacactgcgtggttcaagtgacaattaccttttttccccctttttctcccccaaatcAGAAAAAtagacaattgtttttattaaaataatgcaCACCAGTAAGTGATACACAAACTCATCCATCAGGTTTCCGTTCAGTTAATATACACACAGTTGTATGGGATACGTCAACCAAAACAGTTCTGTGGTCTAGCTGGGGGCGGGGGTCGGGGTTGTCACTTCACAGTTCAAATCCAGTTTTAACATACTGATACTGTGGGAGTACATAAAATTGTCACTAAAATGAAAGTGCAGCACATTGCCTGGAAGAACAAATGGGGCAATGCCAAGAGTCAATATGTGAGGTGCTTGGTGCAACAAAAGGATATGTAGAAATGATGGGCCAACACATTGCTTAAGCTGGTTCGCACAGTATGTGAGCCTTTAACAGGAAGCAAATGTGTTCTTTGGGTGGTTggggtcaatttaaaaaaaaaaaaaaaaaaaaaaaaaaaaaaaaaaaaaacattttacaactgTTGTAAAATTTATTTGATGAACTGTTTTTGCCAAGCTTGAAGTGGCCCCACtttaaagatggtacaatcgtGGAAAGCGagataaaatgttttgaagggaaaataataataaaaaaaggctCTACCGAATCAACCCGTCCTTTGTAAAACACCAATTTATAACGCCCTCCACAGGTGAAGTTTGGTTAGGTGATCAATCTGTAGCGCTATTGACACAATTTGGGTTTTTTGATGACTATGaacatttttctcactttgAAATGAAGAGAAGAAAGTCCACAGACCATTCATGTAGGCTATATATAATATGCCAGAATTTTAAAGCGATACTAACATTTAGTGGGTGCCTAAAGGGGCTTGAGTAGATTGGAGGAGTTCAACAGTGAAACCGCAGCGTTCTGAGCAACTAAGGACACAGTCTCATCTGTGTTAAAGAACGACGCAGCTACTCTACATGTGACTGGACTGTGACAGCGGTCAATATCGATTTGAATTGAAGTCAGGTTAAAAGGGAGAATGATGTAGCGAGGTCCTCCCCAGCCCACCCCTTTTCATCTTTTGGCACGTCGCGGGTCCCTGCCATTGCTAATGTTAACCGAAGACTTGGCTGCAGCAGACGGGGGTCCGCTGGCAGATGACGGCATCGCTCCGTTGCCAGGCGACCGGCCATTTGGCCGCCCGAATGCAGAATCGCGGGCCCCGCCCAGTGCAGGGCCGCCGCTGTTGTTATTGTTGGCGGAAAACGGTGCCATGGAGCCGTTACCTGTTGGGTGAGAGAGGAATcgtgagatgtttttttccattcaagTATGCTCTCCACATATTTTTTAGTATCTTTACCAAGATGTCACAAAAGTACGCTAAAGCCTCCGGTAGTAATtcgtgtcaaggaagtacgttTAAGTGGTGCATCTTGACTGTTCTAaatctttgtatgtcagggagtaACCAAGATTAGCCCAGGATGATAGCAAACATTAGAGAGAGCCTTTGCCTTGTTTTTCAGATAATGAGTGACTATCAAAAAGCTCaagttaacaacaacaaagttatTCCTTGACAAGActgcaaaagcatttttttttttttttaataaaatcatcaggaagtgatttatttttaaaaaggtaatgtaaaatgtgtttgaaattatattagtgttttgggatcatagtttgtgatatacatgtatacggtttaaactattaatacatgaaattataattttttttggggtgggtcaaaaatatattttttaaagtaacgtCAAGACAGGGAGTGCATGCCCAgctatcaagtgtgaaattaaccATGTAGATATTTttatctagaaaaaaaaaaaaactaatgcatgtctcctttaaacCGCTGTAAAAACAATGTGGAAACTAAAAGAACAATGCTGTTACACTTACCTGGTGCAGGAGGTGTACCTGAATTCTGATTGGGTGGAGAGTTTCCCCTCTGATTCTGGTCAGGTTTGCCCTGTTGCCAAAtacgaaataaataaatttacataATCTATCTGGAGCAAAAACACAAGTTAGTTCCTGTATGACCTTAACTCCAATACTGGACATCTTACAGGAGGACattaaattactgtatatatataagtGGCctggtttgttttattttttgtatgtgAGGTATTACCCCATGATACATGTAGAAAGTGTGAtttagttgctttttttttttaacagtaccATGTTATTATACGACTTTAAATCCCTCAAAgggaaattcaatttacactgTGTACACTACTGTgtacattcaacaacaaaatggatgaggtTGCTCGACCACTCACTGATTTGTTTTGCTGGTTTGCTTGAGCGAGCAGCTCTGGATTTGTCTCGCTGAAATTGGGCACTTCTGAATACACCATGCAAAATCTGTAAGGGACATATAAACATGCTTAAATGTCACATTCAAATGCCAGAAAAGCTGTAAAAGATTGGTTTAAAAtacccattttaaaaaagtcttATGAGTGGTCCCTAAAAGAAGCAATCCTGACAATGTTTGTAGTGTCGTAgatttaattttatgttttaagtTATCTCATTTATATATTTGGAGGACAACAAATTGGACTGAAAAACAAAGGCAAAGTAAGCCTAAAGTACaatttaatatgaaaaaatatatatacagtggaaccccgatAGAATTGACTAATAAGGGCGTGGATCGTCCGACATTGCTGATTGTCTTATATTGAAGCGCTTTTTTtggaggccatatgcacccatattactgtacagtacaaaattattgtttcgtaggtttttttcgtggcctaaaacgcccagtacagtacaaagttattgtaaatatgaaaaaaagcttgaaaatgtttgaaggtTTTACATTTTACCCAAATTTAGCACGTCTGTGTGCTTGGTTTTGGTGACATTGTTCACGCACAGTACTTATCATAGgagagtcgctttcatgagccgcgaggaatgtGTGTGCTTCATAGTTCCAAAATCAGTTGCCAAAGATAAACGggttgacaaaaaataaaaaactgttatTGTACCAACAATAGTATGCTCCAAAGTCTAGAGACTTGTTTGTATTCCTGAGAGTTAACACTACCGTcatgctgctctctctctcttctctccctGCAAGTatatgtacaatagacaatagatacagccatcatgacatggccgcAACGTCAATgctccacattcaacatggccgccacataggcacggctTTTGGAATTGTTTGCATacctgtgacctggaaatacatcggtcccattctctgcctgcattgccccacagcgccagtaaacaacagtggccaattctggaactaacagactttgtcaacagcagtttaagtgacaaatggaaactaatTTTGAACACATTCAGTTCCAAAGGTccattttatccgatatccgtcATACCGGGGTTCCTTTTattgaggtttcactgtatatatgttttactgttattgttatcttaaattgttttcattttttaatttggctTCTTATCGGTGTACAGCACTATTTTTTTCAGCCGTGGTTGTATTTAAAGTGCCTAATAAATGAAGTTGAGGTGAGTCAACATCCCAAAAGATTTGTAGCTAGAAGTTGGgctgcactaaaaaaaaaactaagtgaaGTATACAACTTTTCctcaaaatattaaaactaaaatgcTATCATAATATTACTGCTTTCATCTAAAATATAGACAATTTGTTGTCGAAATATTACTTTAATCTTAAACATATTCTTTAAATTACCttttcacaaaaacatacaacttCCGTAATTGTCCGACTAATCTCCAATACACTGTACATGCTTATTCTTGCATTACTagaacttcattttttttctctcgtaaTGTTA is drawn from Phycodurus eques isolate BA_2022a chromosome 12, UOR_Pequ_1.1, whole genome shotgun sequence and contains these coding sequences:
- the nabp1a gene encoding SOSS complex subunit B2 isoform X2; the protein is MGFPRTGRVTKTKDGHEVRSCKVADKSGSIAISVWDELGSLIQPGDIIKLTRGYASIWKGCLTLYTGRGGDLQKIGEFCMVYSEVPNFSETNPELLAQANQQNKSGKPDQNQRGNSPPNQNSGTPPAPGNGSMAPFSANNNNSGGPALGGARDSAFGRPNGRSPGNGAMPSSASGPPSAAAKSSVNISNGRDPRRAKR
- the LOC133410587 gene encoding C-X-C chemokine receptor type 2-like, with product MNQSSFYIIDFDSAYDEFNFTYNDTDFIVNPETQPCNPFSIPDAAAIFISVFYIIVFLLAIPGNLVVGLVIGLSKQALPPSDLYLLHLAVADLLLAITLPFWATSVSKGWVFGDGLCKIITIIQELSFYSSILFLTCISMDRYMVIVRAMEARRSNRQLVSWGICAVVWSVGALLSLPGLLYSSFSSSGHMVCAEYYDPRSADEWRLATRVLRHSLGFVIPLTIMLPCYGITIQRLFRIRGGFQRQRAMRVIVFVVVAFLLCWTPYHIAVMTDTFFRAKIVQYRCPARIGVDQAMLATHSLGLLHSCVNPVLYAFVGEKFRRRLQQLMRKMGVLERTSVSRTSRSSLSSEITSTFM
- the nabp1a gene encoding SOSS complex subunit B2 isoform X1, with product MAAPSTEAVFLIKDVKPGSKNLNIVFIVLEIGRVTKTKDGHEVRSCKVADKSGSIAISVWDELGSLIQPGDIIKLTRGYASIWKGCLTLYTGRGGDLQKIGEFCMVYSEVPNFSETNPELLAQANQQNKSGKPDQNQRGNSPPNQNSGTPPAPGNGSMAPFSANNNNSGGPALGGARDSAFGRPNGRSPGNGAMPSSASGPPSAAAKSSVNISNGRDPRRAKR